In Spirosoma aureum, a single genomic region encodes these proteins:
- a CDS encoding cysteine-rich CWC family protein — protein sequence MTAIAINKHEHTTCPRCQRSFECRVGSINLCQCQTLTLSDDQRQYINSLYQGCLCAACLHVLRSEYNQLNHQKKVNRLLHGH from the coding sequence ATGACCGCTATAGCCATCAATAAACATGAGCATACGACTTGCCCACGCTGTCAACGCTCTTTCGAGTGCCGCGTAGGCAGTATCAACCTGTGTCAGTGTCAGACGCTTACGCTAAGCGATGACCAGCGACAGTATATCAATTCGCTGTATCAGGGGTGTCTGTGCGCAGCTTGTTTGCATGTTCTTCGATCAGAATATAATCAACTTAACCACCAGAAGAAAGTAAATCGACTGCTGCATGGGCATTGA
- a CDS encoding PAS domain-containing protein, producing MDFCGPYDKQVANTYRVTQITPLWGGWEFRQKPALSTGTAGWLALAKTYDWELSAPVRRDLISGEWAIVITDTSQIIRYVNNQFERMTGYKNHEAMGRRPDFLQGIKTDPVSRQRIRKAIDQQKIVDERILNYRKDQTAYWCHIIIRPIVNRQRQVVNFVAFEQEIESDDRYSHQ from the coding sequence ATGGATTTTTGCGGACCATACGACAAACAAGTAGCGAACACCTATCGAGTAACCCAGATCACACCGTTGTGGGGTGGTTGGGAGTTCAGACAGAAGCCAGCGTTATCGACTGGTACAGCGGGTTGGCTGGCGTTGGCGAAAACGTATGATTGGGAGTTGTCAGCTCCAGTCCGTCGTGATTTGATAAGTGGTGAATGGGCCATTGTTATAACGGATACGTCGCAGATTATTCGCTATGTAAATAACCAGTTCGAGCGAATGACGGGTTACAAAAACCACGAAGCAATGGGCCGTCGACCCGATTTTTTGCAGGGAATCAAGACCGATCCCGTGTCGAGGCAGCGGATCAGGAAGGCGATTGACCAGCAGAAGATCGTTGACGAACGAATACTGAATTATCGCAAAGACCAGACAGCATACTGGTGTCATATCATTATCCGTCCCATCGTTAATCGACAGAGACAAGTAGTTAATTTTGTTGCCTTTGAACAGGAAATAGAATCAGATGACCGCTATAGCCATCAATAA
- a CDS encoding acyl-CoA thioesterase produces the protein MGIDETTAIADRISAAETRIFKAVFPSTTNHYDTLFGGTAMQLMDEVAFITATRFARKRMVTVSSDKINFTKSIPAGTIIELVGRVDYVGNTSIRIAVEIYVEEMYSMERHQAIHGTFTFVALDEDKKPIRIL, from the coding sequence ATGGGCATTGACGAAACAACCGCTATTGCGGATCGAATTTCAGCGGCCGAAACGCGCATATTTAAAGCTGTATTTCCCAGTACGACGAACCATTACGACACGCTCTTTGGGGGTACTGCCATGCAATTAATGGATGAAGTTGCCTTTATCACGGCTACACGGTTTGCGCGTAAACGCATGGTTACCGTGTCGTCCGATAAAATCAATTTTACGAAGTCCATCCCGGCGGGTACCATTATTGAACTCGTTGGCCGGGTTGATTATGTCGGCAATACCAGCATCCGAATCGCAGTCGAGATTTATGTCGAAGAGATGTACTCGATGGAACGTCACCAGGCCATTCATGGTACGTTTACTTTCGTTGCGCTGGATGAAGATAAAAAACCAATCCGCATTTTGTAA
- a CDS encoding MbnP family protein — translation MKNYFLLSLVLMGTIGFAVFSCDTTNPYVPPEPIGSLSLTFDNIAGNQDLKLNATTYQNAVGESFVVTKFNYFVSNIQLKKEDGSTYTLPQAASYFLVEEEKPASLSLTLASIPSGNYTGMTFVVGVDSLRSLADISLRTGVLDPALNDGMYWEWNSGYIFMKLEGTSPLAPAAQNNTFFYHIGGFGGGFNGKKTINNLRTISLSFNGDVVKVDPAVKPKVQLKTDVLKVFNGSTKLSIAQNSSVMFDPYSTNIANNYAAMFSYDRIQANQ, via the coding sequence ATGAAAAATTATTTCCTTTTATCACTGGTGTTGATGGGGACAATTGGATTCGCCGTCTTTTCCTGCGACACAACCAATCCCTATGTTCCCCCTGAACCGATTGGCTCATTATCGCTGACATTCGACAACATTGCAGGTAATCAGGACCTTAAGCTAAACGCCACCACCTATCAGAATGCAGTCGGAGAGTCGTTTGTTGTTACGAAATTCAATTATTTTGTAAGTAACATTCAGCTCAAAAAAGAAGATGGCAGTACGTATACGCTACCGCAGGCAGCCAGCTATTTTCTGGTTGAAGAAGAGAAGCCCGCTTCACTCTCGCTGACGCTGGCAAGCATACCATCCGGAAACTATACGGGAATGACATTTGTGGTGGGTGTAGACAGCCTGCGTAGTCTGGCCGACATTAGCCTGCGAACGGGTGTGCTCGACCCTGCTTTAAACGATGGGATGTACTGGGAATGGAATTCAGGATATATTTTTATGAAACTGGAAGGTACATCGCCACTGGCACCGGCCGCTCAGAATAATACCTTCTTTTACCATATCGGTGGTTTTGGCGGAGGATTCAACGGGAAAAAGACGATTAATAACCTACGTACGATCTCGTTATCGTTTAACGGCGATGTGGTAAAAGTTGACCCTGCTGTCAAACCTAAAGTTCAACTGAAGACCGATGTATTGAAGGTATTTAATGGCTCGACAAAACTGAGTATTGCCCAGAATTCATCAGTTATGTTTGATCCCTATTCGACAAATATTGCCAATAATTACGCAGCCATGTTTAGTTACGACCGGATTCAGGCAAACCAATGA
- a CDS encoding sialidase family protein — protein sequence MTYSFLIALLGWLMAFAPATETTVSNPQFVGATPRLTTDAVGNPLLSWVEKDGEKGTAFYFAISANDRGDGTAPAFGPKIRVKAPANIAAHAEGMPKIAVKADGTLIAIFEVPRPTSASRFAGDLLYTMSTDQGKNWTEPKPVHQDATPGKSHSFADMARLSNGEIGVVWLDEKLPGLEGRPVVFAQTAEGKGFGPAVLVDNNACQCCRTNVFVDARKNIHLTYRDLIPATRSGEVASRDISTAVSTDGGKTFSKPQLVFADHWQVNACPHAGPVVTELGNDLLMTWFSGKEDAPGLRLARLGSEKLVASVLTSRAKHPQVATANGRIVWLWDESVSKDGSGEMGSFVQRIGMRTVLGKDVGSTTYLTTETADAMYPAVLATKRGLLIAYEQTTNSQNTLIVTRLVDTL from the coding sequence ATGACATACTCATTTCTAATCGCTCTTCTTGGTTGGTTGATGGCCTTTGCACCGGCTACCGAAACAACCGTTTCTAATCCACAATTCGTTGGTGCAACCCCTCGTCTGACGACCGATGCGGTCGGAAATCCACTCCTGAGCTGGGTGGAAAAAGACGGGGAAAAAGGAACTGCATTCTACTTTGCTATATCGGCGAATGATCGTGGCGACGGAACGGCCCCCGCATTTGGTCCGAAAATTCGTGTGAAAGCGCCGGCAAACATCGCTGCCCACGCGGAAGGAATGCCTAAAATTGCGGTCAAAGCAGATGGTACGCTCATCGCCATTTTTGAAGTACCGCGCCCTACGTCAGCGTCGCGCTTTGCTGGTGATTTACTGTACACCATGTCAACCGATCAGGGCAAAAACTGGACGGAACCGAAGCCAGTTCATCAGGATGCAACGCCGGGGAAAAGCCATTCGTTTGCGGATATGGCGCGTCTGTCTAACGGTGAAATCGGTGTAGTGTGGCTTGATGAGAAATTGCCCGGTCTGGAAGGCCGTCCGGTCGTATTTGCTCAGACTGCCGAAGGCAAAGGGTTCGGCCCGGCTGTGCTGGTGGATAATAATGCCTGCCAGTGTTGCCGGACGAACGTATTTGTCGATGCCAGGAAAAACATTCATCTGACGTATCGCGACCTGATCCCTGCCACCAGATCGGGTGAGGTTGCTTCCCGCGACATCAGTACGGCTGTTTCGACCGACGGCGGCAAAACGTTCAGCAAACCGCAGCTTGTATTTGCCGATCATTGGCAGGTGAATGCTTGTCCACACGCGGGGCCGGTAGTAACTGAATTGGGCAATGATCTATTGATGACGTGGTTTTCGGGAAAAGAAGACGCGCCAGGACTTCGATTGGCCCGGTTAGGTTCCGAAAAGTTGGTGGCAAGCGTATTGACGAGCCGGGCGAAACATCCGCAGGTAGCAACGGCGAATGGGCGAATCGTTTGGCTCTGGGATGAATCGGTTTCTAAAGACGGCTCTGGCGAAATGGGGTCATTTGTTCAGCGGATCGGGATGCGAACGGTATTGGGAAAGGACGTGGGTTCAACAACGTACCTGACAACCGAAACTGCCGATGCGATGTATCCGGCTGTGCTGGCCACGAAAAGAGGTCTACTTATTGCGTATGAACAGACAACAAATTCGCAGAATACGCTGATAGTGACCCGGTTAGTGGATACACTATAG
- a CDS encoding TonB-dependent receptor, whose translation MKTYKLLIAIGIWVAIALGATAQSNRQGLIFDAQTKEPIPGVTLAAPDGKSGVVTDANGRFSLTPTVNEVIVSAVGYRRQQVTLTPNQPLHIALEPAVEDLQTVVVTGNREAALRTETPIAISKLSPRLIEETKPTSIYEVINKTPGVLMVNLNNEQHMMAIRQPMTTNAYFLYLEDGVPIRPMGVFNHNALLELNQFTVSSIEVVKGPVSSIYGPEAVGGAVNFITQRPTAVPTARVGIQFDQWGYQRLQFGTGVQQGKFGIYLGGFVSQQRDSWLASSDYDKSSYFARLDYAFTPRTRLTGTLSYNDYNSQTSGSVDSTAFFARQYVSTTDFTYRKTFSLRSRLTLEQDWKDGSQSFITAFVRNNSVGQNPAYAIRWTTGSSTATGQINSNDFKSYGFIAQHTQKLSFLNSKLLVGATLDLSPNTYYAYQTDMAAELRADKKSVAKYTLIKERPDIQLANYQADIHNIAAYLQYDFEPLPKLRVSAGLRYDRMAFDYINALDKSSGDKSYSQATPKIGVTYDLGNGKGPSSMGLYANYSKGFSPPALTSIFIKRTVPTASGDLFYYNLQPATFDNTEIGGWASLFNNKVYVDGALYQMNGRNELLNIRQPDNSTDYQSAGRTMHRGVELGVTYRPSKQVFFRFGGTHVVHRFVEFTLSQRASDAVQNVDGKDMPSAPRTLWNTEISYYPAWLKNFRMSVEWQHVSSWFQNQTNTVSYGGYDFANARIGYQWKGIELYSNLLNVTDALFATNATRGNNATDRTTYTPAAPRTFVFGIQYSFSGK comes from the coding sequence GTGAAAACGTATAAGTTGCTAATAGCCATTGGCATATGGGTTGCGATTGCCTTGGGGGCAACTGCTCAATCCAATCGTCAAGGGCTGATTTTTGACGCACAGACCAAAGAACCCATACCCGGTGTAACCCTGGCGGCTCCCGATGGAAAATCCGGTGTCGTTACGGACGCAAACGGACGGTTCTCACTTACGCCCACTGTTAACGAGGTCATTGTGTCGGCTGTGGGATATCGCCGACAACAAGTGACGTTAACGCCCAATCAGCCCCTACACATCGCTCTTGAACCAGCCGTTGAAGACTTACAGACGGTTGTGGTAACAGGCAATCGGGAAGCCGCGTTGCGTACCGAAACACCGATTGCTATCTCAAAACTGTCGCCCAGACTAATCGAAGAGACAAAGCCGACCAGTATTTATGAGGTGATCAATAAAACACCGGGTGTGCTGATGGTTAACCTGAACAATGAGCAGCACATGATGGCGATTCGGCAGCCGATGACCACCAATGCGTATTTTCTATACCTGGAAGATGGCGTTCCGATTCGGCCAATGGGCGTGTTCAATCACAACGCCTTGCTCGAATTGAATCAGTTTACGGTTAGCTCCATCGAGGTAGTGAAGGGACCAGTATCCTCAATTTATGGGCCAGAGGCAGTGGGCGGAGCCGTAAACTTCATCACCCAACGCCCAACTGCTGTGCCAACTGCCCGAGTGGGCATCCAGTTCGACCAATGGGGATACCAGCGGCTTCAATTTGGTACGGGAGTTCAACAGGGTAAATTTGGTATTTATCTGGGAGGGTTTGTGTCCCAGCAGCGTGATTCCTGGCTGGCCAGCTCTGACTACGACAAGTCTTCTTATTTTGCCCGGCTCGACTATGCGTTTACACCCCGTACGCGCCTGACGGGAACGCTCTCCTACAACGACTACAATTCGCAGACTAGCGGTAGCGTCGATAGTACCGCGTTTTTTGCCCGTCAGTACGTCAGCACAACTGACTTTACCTATCGAAAAACGTTCTCACTCCGTAGTCGCCTGACGCTCGAACAGGATTGGAAAGATGGATCACAATCGTTCATAACGGCCTTTGTGCGGAATAACAGTGTGGGGCAAAACCCCGCCTATGCGATTCGCTGGACAACGGGTTCTTCAACCGCTACGGGGCAAATTAACAGCAACGATTTCAAGAGTTATGGCTTCATTGCCCAGCATACACAAAAGCTAAGTTTTCTGAACAGCAAGCTACTTGTCGGGGCCACACTCGACCTGTCGCCAAATACATATTATGCCTATCAGACCGATATGGCGGCTGAATTACGAGCCGACAAAAAATCAGTTGCGAAATACACGCTGATAAAAGAAAGACCAGACATTCAGCTCGCTAATTATCAGGCCGATATTCACAACATAGCAGCTTATCTGCAATATGATTTCGAGCCATTGCCCAAACTGCGGGTATCGGCGGGGCTCCGCTACGACCGGATGGCCTTCGACTATATTAATGCACTGGATAAGAGTTCAGGCGATAAATCATATAGTCAGGCTACGCCAAAAATCGGGGTCACGTATGATCTGGGAAATGGGAAGGGACCATCCAGTATGGGTCTGTATGCTAATTATTCGAAGGGTTTTTCGCCCCCGGCCCTTACGTCGATTTTCATAAAGCGAACCGTACCAACGGCTTCCGGCGATTTGTTCTACTACAATCTTCAACCAGCCACCTTCGACAATACGGAAATCGGCGGCTGGGCTTCATTGTTCAACAATAAGGTGTACGTTGATGGAGCGCTCTATCAGATGAACGGCAGGAACGAACTGCTCAACATCCGCCAGCCCGATAACTCAACCGACTACCAGTCAGCGGGCCGGACAATGCATCGGGGTGTTGAACTGGGCGTCACGTACCGGCCTTCAAAACAGGTATTCTTCCGGTTTGGAGGGACGCACGTTGTGCATCGGTTTGTGGAATTTACGCTTAGTCAACGGGCATCCGATGCGGTGCAGAACGTTGATGGTAAAGATATGCCTTCGGCTCCTCGCACCCTCTGGAATACGGAGATCAGTTACTATCCGGCCTGGCTGAAAAACTTCCGGATGTCGGTAGAATGGCAGCACGTGTCGAGCTGGTTTCAAAATCAGACCAATACGGTTAGCTATGGTGGCTATGACTTTGCCAATGCACGAATCGGGTATCAATGGAAGGGTATTGAACTGTATTCGAACCTACTCAATGTTACCGATGCGCTATTCGCCACAAATGCAACACGGGGCAATAATGCCACTGATCGAACCACCTATACCCCGGCAGCTCCCCGCACATTTGTGTTCGGCATTCAGTATAGTTTTTCCGGTAAATGA